Proteins from a single region of Theobroma cacao cultivar B97-61/B2 chromosome 10, Criollo_cocoa_genome_V2, whole genome shotgun sequence:
- the LOC18586225 gene encoding ankyrin repeat-containing protein At2g01680, which translates to MDPRLREAAQTGDFNYFYSLIEENASVLEDIDTESFAETPLHVAASAGQIAFAVEMMNLKPSFARTLNQAGLSPMHVALQNEKTLFVHRLLEMDKDLVRVKGREGKTPFHYAAELGEEKLLNEFLEACPECIQDVTVHRETALHISLKHNKLNEFKSLVRWIRESCHKDAKVWEERILNWKDEQGNTVLHIAAMENQPEAVGLLVKYRDVVDVNAKNSEDLTALEYISKCDENDESTENQEPVQDRSEITTMLQAATRRMHPFMAMLYFDKELMFSYLKRIITHISRRRKNISNDMRNALLVVITLIITATYQSSLSPPGGVWQGDNSNSSSKSNDASINTSNSSTLGGKLHDPGTTVMPKSTFSVFWTYNTLTLLTTLGLTAFLLPGGSIAILLLVPLSLLCSSYMLSMSILSPTPFWSKVNTILSIVFIMLLLLPYPRLFNERLRAQMKSELSPRAVLKSKKFYIKIFFCLVAAMCFTVIMLQNWLH; encoded by the exons ATGGATCCGAGGTTGAGGGAGGCTGCTCAAACAGGAGATTTTAACTACTTCTACTCACTAATCGAGGAAAACGCAAGCGTTTTGGAGGACATTGATACAGAGTCTTTTGCTGAGACTCCATTACATGTAGCGGCTTCTGCAGGGCAAATTGCTTTCGCCGTAGAGATGATGAATTTAAAGCCGTCGTTTGCGAGGACGCTGAACCAAGCTGGGCTTAGCCCCATGCACGTAGCTTTACAAAACGAAAAAACCCTTTttgtacatcgactcctagagaTGGATAAAGATCTCGTTCGCGTCAAAGGCAGGGAGGGTAAGACTCCTTTTCATTACGCTGCTGAACTAGGAGAGGAAAAACTTTTGAACGAGTTTCTTGAAGCTTGCCCTGAATGCATTCAAGATGTAACTGTTCATCGTGAAACTGCTCTGCACATCTCATTAAAACATAACAAGCTTAACGAGTTTAAATCCTTGGTGCGATGGATTCGAGAGAGCTGTCATAAGGATGCCAAAGTCTGGGAAGAACGAATCCTCAACTGGAAGGACGAACAAGGCAACACTGTTCTGCACATTGCAGCCATGGAAAACCAACCAGAG GCCGTAGGACTGCTGGTAAAGTATCGTGACGTGGTTGATGTGAACGCCAAGAATTCGGAAGATTTGACAGCACTGGAATATATCTCAAAATGCGATGAAAACGATGAAAGCACTGAAAACCAAGAGCCAGTGCAAGATAGATCAGAGATTACTACAATGTTGCAAGCTGCTACACGTCGAATGCATCCCTTCATGGCAATGCTCTATTTCGACAAGGAGTTAATGTTTTCTTATCTTAAAAGGATAATCACACATATTTCTCGGAGAAGGAAGAACATTTCAAATGACATGCGCAACGCATTGCTGGTAGTCATTACGCTGATTATAACAGCCACTTACCAATCCTCTTTAAGTCCACCTGGTGGTGTTTGGCAGGGAGATAACAGCAATAGTTCATCTAAATCAAACGATGCTAGCATAAATACCAGTAATAGTAGCACCCTTGGCGGAAAGCTGCACGATCCGGGGACAACCGTTATGCCAAAAAGTACTTTTTCTGTGTTCTGGACTTACAACACATTAACCCTATTGACAACCCTTGGGCTAACAGCATTTCTCCTCCCAGGTGGTTCTATTGCTATACTACTGCTCGTGCCACTTTCACTTTTGTGCTCGAGCTACATGCTCTCCATGAGCATCTTATCCCCGACTCCGTTTTGGTCAAAAGTGAATACAATTCTGTCAATAGTCTTTATTATGTTGCTGTTATTACCGTATCCTAGATTGTTCAACGAGAGACTGCGAGCCCAAATGAAGAGTGAATTATCTCCACGTGCGGTGCTAAAGTCGAAgaaattttatatcaaaatattcttttgtttGGTTGCTGCAATGTGCTTTACTGTAATCATGCTGCAAAATTGGTTACATTAG
- the LOC18586224 gene encoding protein ACCELERATED CELL DEATH 6, with protein sequence MYESLSRAAHEGNIVELYASIRRDGDVLRKIDEMQFIDTPLHIAAAEGCIDFAMEIMILMPSFARKLNQEGFSPIHVAVEKGHKELALHLIENDKNLVRVKGKQGETPLHYAIPREQNFDLLARFLEACPESIRDMTTTNQTALHIATRHDRLEALDLLCQMLRRSDYCEDVVNQKDRNGDTVLHIAVRNNQPKMLRVLLKCKADTLATNPAGLTALDVAHELNNRESINILRGWSNAGGLNFQYKMRKQIFKLVTKASEVIFQGMDNVSSEDRNALLVVLGLLLTATYQASISPPGSVWQGGVCSNSNSTVHEKIPGTWIPWDVNFLLFYIPSYTVFIVAFFLTLGLLKPFPHGFRTALQVLLAFLAISFDEAVCLIVPTSLAFRVMSMFSVVLFILMMFMCIAYRVSKLSVLILGCWLSPSVFNILYQGTFNFHYVWIIVVIMSASMVLLVLFLLWMD encoded by the exons ATGTATGAAAGTTTGAGTAGAGCTGCTCACGAAGGAAATATTGTTGAATTGTATGCATCAATCCGAAGAGATGGAGATGTTTTAAGGAAAATTGATGAGATGCAGTTCATTGACACTCCATTACACATAGCTGCAGCTGAAGGGTGCATTGATTTTGCAATGGAGATAATGATCTTAATGCCGTCATTCGCTAGGAAGCTAAACCAAGAAGGCTTTAGTCCCATTCACGTCGCAGTGGAAAAGGGGCATAAAGAGCTGGCGCTACATCTcatagaaaatgataaaaatctTGTTCGTGTCAAAGGGAAGCAGGGTGAGACTCCTTTGCACTATGCAATACCTAGAGAACAAAATTTTGATCTCTTGGCCAGATTTCTTGAGGCTTGTCCTGAAAGCATCCGGGATATGACAACTACAAACCAAACTGCTTTGCATATTGCAACGAGACACGATAGATTGGAGGCTCTTGACCTCCTATGCCAGATGCTTAGGAGGAGTGACTATTGTGAGGATGTGGTGAACCAGAAAGACAGGAATGGTGACACTGTCTTGCACATAGCTGTGCGCAATAATCAACCCAAG ATGCTCAGAGTGTTATTAAAATGCAAGGCTGATACGCTTGCTACCAATCCTGCTGGTTTGACGGCACTGGACGTTGCGCACGAACTTAATAACAGAGAGAGCATTAATATTCTACGTGGTTGGTCAAATGCAGGAGGTTTAAACTTTCAATATAAAATGCGAAAGCAAATTTTCAAGCTTGTGACAAAGGCATCAGAAGTAATTTTTCAGGGTATGGACAATGTATCAAGCGAGGATCGGAATGCCTTACTAGTAGTTTTAGGATTGCTTCTAACAGCTACCTACCAAGCCAGTATTAGCCCGCCAGGTAGTGTTTGGCAGGGTGGTGTTTGCTCAAACTCCAATTCCACAGTACATGAAAAAATTCCGGGCACATGGATCCCATGGGATGttaatttccttcttttctaTATTCCATCCTATACTGTCTTCATAGTAGCGTTCTTCCTAACATTGGGCCTCCTTAAACCTTTTCCCCATGGTTTCAGGACTGCCCTTCAAGTACTACTTGCATTTCTTGCTATATCTTTCGACGAAGCAGTATGTTTAATAGTACCAACGTCATTAGCATTTCGAGTTATGAGTATGTTTTCAGTGgtgctttttattttaatgatgTTCATGTGTATTGCTTATCGGGTATCAAAACTTAGCGTTTTAATTTTAGGATGTTGGTTATCCCCTAGTGTGTTTAACATATTATACCAAGGAACCTTTAACTTTCATTACGTTTGGATTATAGTAGTTATAATGTCAGCATCCATGGTTTTACTTGTATTGTTTCTACTGTGGATGGATTAG
- the LOC18586228 gene encoding ankyrin repeat-containing protein At2g01680 has translation MDESLRSAAQSGNIDALYALIEEDADVLRRIDEMEFVDTPLHIAAAAGHTEFARELMNLKPSFARKLNQSGSSPLHLALQNKQEKMVDDLLSIDKNLVRVKGREGYTPLHHAAREGNDSLLSKFLEKCPSSILDVTVRNETALHIAAKYNKLEALKAILEWLPISFHGSIINSEDKDGNTVLHIAASNNQTQMIKLLIQSKRVLTGKVNQSGFRPLEVLEAQARDDSRDSVNILKRAKDPAYIIIEKMFSPKIRGYIEIMTEIREMKTETVNTLLVVLSLILTMTYQAVLSPPIVVAKRIIILLVPLYFIMACCYSVAHAIIAPNPYVYFGASAGVKANLIPFHAKGMEDGFLRDIDQMEFVDTPLHVAAAAGCTEFALELLDLKPSLATKLNQEGLGPMHLALQNEHAETVLSLLRFDKNLVRVEGKNGYTPFLYAVTKGDSPCRTTASKLFKF, from the exons ATGGATGAAAGTTTGAGAAGTGCAGCTCAGTCAGGAAATATAGATGCCTTGTACGCATTAATTGAAGAAGACGCGGATGTTTTACGACGCATCGATGAGATGGAGTTTGTTGATACTCCACTACACATCGCTGCAGCTGCAGGGCACACTGAGTTTGCAAGGGAGTTGATGAACTTAAAGCCATCATTCGCCAGGAAGCTCAACCAAAGCGGCTCTAGCCCCCTTCACCTAGCCTTGcaaaataaacaagaaaagatGGTGGATGATCTCCTATCAATTGATAAAAATCTTGTTCGTGTCAAAGGAAGGGAGGGCTACACTCCTCTTCATCATGCAGCCAGAGAAGGAAATGATTCTCTTCTGTCTAAATTTCTGGAGAAATGCCCCTCTTCTATCTTAGATGTGACTGTTCGGAATGAGACTGCTCTGCATATTGCAGCAAAATATAATAAGTTAGAAGCTTTAAAAGCCATACTGGAATGGCTTCCCATTTCATTCCACGGATCAATCATAAACTCGGAGGACAAGGATGGAAACACTGTGCTGCACATAGCCGCATCAAATAACCAAACCCAG ATGATCAAACTGTTAATACAAAGCAAGAGAGTTTTGACGGGTAAGGTTAACCAGAGTGGTTTTAGACCTTTAGAAGTCTTAGAGGCACAAGCTCGAGATGACAGCAGAGACAGTGTGAACATTCTGAAACGTGCCAAAGATCCGGCCTATATTATTATAGAGAAGATGTTCTCTCCAAAAATTCGGGGTTATATCGAAATAATGACTGAAATTCGGGAGATGAAAACTGAAACGGTCAATACGTTGCTAGTCGTATTGTCACTGATTCTAACGATGACTTACCAAGCTGTTCTCAGCCCACCGATTG TCGTTGCCAAGAGAATCATAATCCTTCTGGTTCCTCTATACTTCATTATGGCTTGTTGCTACTCTGTTGCGCATGCTATCATAGCTCCAAACCCCTATGTCTATTTTGGTGCTTCTGCT GGCGTGAAGGCGAATCTGATTCCATTTCATGCTAAAGGAATGGAGGATGGTTTCTTGAGGGACATCGATCAAATGGAGTTTGTTGATACTCCGTTACACGTAGCTGCAGCTGCAGGATGCACTGAGTTTGCATTGGAGTTGTTGGACTTAAAGCCATCACTTGCTACGAAGCTGAACCAGGAAGGTTTGGGCCCCATGCACCTTGCGTTGCAGAATGAGCATGCAGAGACGGTGCTCTCACTCCTGAGATTCGATAAGAATCTCGTTCGCGTCGAAGGAAAGAACGGCTACACTCCTTTCCTTTACGCAGTAACGAAAGGAGACAGTCCT TGCAGAACAACAGCTTCGAAGCTTTTCAAGTTCTAA
- the LOC18586229 gene encoding ankyrin-1 — protein sequence MDERLSGAALSGNIDALYDLIKDDADVLRRIDEMEFVDTPLHIAAAAGHTEFAMELMNLKPSFARKLNQCGFSPIYLALQEKQEKMVDDLLSIDKDLVRVKGREGYTPLHHAVREGNVPLLSKFLENCPNSIFDLTIRKETALHIAAQNNNLEAFEAILFWIHKTHEYDYMEKRRILNLQDKDGNTVLHMAASNNQTQMMKLLMESRMVKGDKVNQSGFTALRVLQEQARVDSAESVNILKPPKEYRMDFGQVSYDISKMNLDTINALLVVFALIVTMTYQALLSPPGGIEAAGKSVIKPNVFILFYTLNIAAFGIAWFSAVFIIKTVANKIAGYVVILFSLICLCYIVAHFIIAPTLHVGGVAFAAAFIIGSILAIMVHVSIA from the exons ATGGATGAAAGGTTGAGTGGTGCAGCTCTATCAGGAAATATAGATGCCTTGTATGATTTAATCAAAGATGATGCGGATGTTTTACGACGCATCGATGAGATGGAGTTCGTTGATACTCCACTGCACATAGCTGCAGCTGCAGGGCACACCGAGTTTGCAATGGAGTTGATGAACTTAAAGCCATCATTCGCTAGGAAGCTCAACCAATGCGGCTTTAGCCCCATTTACCTAGCCTTgcaagagaaacaagaaaagatgGTGGATGATCTCCTATCAATTGATAAAGATCTCGTTCGCGTCAAAGGGAGGGAGGGTTACACTCCTCTTCATCATGCAGTCAGAGAAGGAAATGTTCCGCTTCTGTCTAAATTTCTGGAGAATTGCCCCAATTCTATCTTTGATTTGACTATTCGAAAAGAGACTGCTCTGCATATTGCAgcacaaaataataatttagaaGCTTTCGAAGCCATACTGTTTTGGATTCACAAGACCCACGAATACGACTACatggagaaaagaagaatCCTAAACTTACAGGACAAGGATGGAAACACTGTGCTGCACATGGCCGCATCAAATAACCAAACCCAG ATGATGAAACTGTTAATGGAAAGCAGGATGGTTAAGGGGGATAAGGTTAATCAAAGTGGTTTTACAGCTTTGCGTGTCTTACAAGAACAAGCTCGAGTTGACAGCGCAGAGAGTGTGAACATTCTGAAACCGCCTAAAGAGTACCGGATGGATTTTGGCCAAGTGTCATATGATATTTCGAAGATGAATCTTGATACAATCAATGCGTTGCTAGTCGTATTTGCTCTGATTGTAACGATGACTTACCAAGCTCTTCTCAGCCCGCCGGGTGGAATTGAAGCTGCGGGGAAGTCAGTCATCAAGCCTAACGTGTTTATTTTGTTCTATACTTTAAATATCGCAGCTTTTGGAATTGCGTGGTTTTCAGCAGTGTTCATCATCAAGACAGTTGCCAACAAAATCGCAGGTTATGTGGTTATACTGTTCTCATTGATCTGCTTGTGCTACATTGTTGCACATTTTATCATAGCGCCAACGCTACATGTCGGTGGGGTTGCTTTTGCTGCTGCTTTCATAATTGGCAGCATCCTTGCTATAATGGTTCATGTATCCATCgcataa
- the LOC18586230 gene encoding uncharacterized protein LOC18586230 produces the protein MTWFESRGKIKGATLLHYADELEDIDLLAMFLVACPECIKDVTVGGKTAVHIAAENNNIEALEVLTRWLRRTHNKDGGFWEIEVMNWKDKDGNTQWRSQERVRNAAKEGDVEALYELIREKADFLKDIDQMEFVDTPLHVAAAAGRTGFCIGVDGLKAITCYEAEPRRVEPHAPCVAE, from the exons ATGACCTGGTTCGAGTCAAGGGGAAAAATTAAAGGTGCGACACTTCTGCATTACGCAGATGAACTGGAAGACATTGATCTTTTGGCTATGTTTCTTGTAGCTTGCCCTGAATGCATCAAAGATGTGACTGTTGGAGGTAAAACTGCGGTGCATATTGCAGCAGAAAACAACAATATTGAAGCTCTTGAAGTCCTGACACGTTGGCTACGAAGGACTCACAACAAAGATGGTGGATTCTGGGAAATTGAAGTCATGAACTGGAAAGACAAGGATGGCAACACACAGTGGCGGAGTCAG GAGAGGGTGAGGAATGCTGCTAAAGAAGGTGATGTTGAGGCGTTGTATGAGCTTATCCGGGAGAAGGCTGATTTTTTGAAGGACATCGATCAAATGGAGTTTGTTGATACTCCATTACACGTAGCTGCAGCTGCAGGACGCACTGGGTTTTGCATTGGAGTTGATGGACTTAAAGCCATCACTTGCTACGAAGCTGAACCACGACGGGTTGAGCCCCATGCGCCTTGCGTTGCAGAATGA